One genomic window of Psychrobacillus sp. INOP01 includes the following:
- a CDS encoding ABC transporter substrate-binding protein, which translates to MSKGFKKVLSFAMVFLLVLGVLAACSSEGSGTKDSGSDTGKDEKTTVEFWTISLQPTFNDYFNDLIAKYEEENPGVKIDWKDFPYDAVQNKLMTSIASKKAPDVVNLNTVMANQMASKGALVDFNQELTDEQKGIYFEGIYNSTLQGEGAYALPWYTGIPVLYINKSLAEKAGIDVNNPPQTKEDLANWGKQIADKTDSFGYVFTMETRSILEEGFKIVEGDKAIFNNDEVKEYIQGNIDLIEAGVIPKDIPAFDKQVQLFGSEQVGMIISSSSFINQLKTASPDVYENTIAVPAPVGKAGIRYTNTMNLVVPKQSKNVDAATAFAHYVTNDANQLAFSKAANTLPSTKEAAKDEHFYKNDGTLEGQALTASVESLDKATDFYLGIENAGDVDSAINKHLQNIYINDQDLDAELEAAEKEVNDILAR; encoded by the coding sequence ATGAGTAAAGGTTTCAAAAAAGTACTATCTTTTGCTATGGTGTTCTTACTTGTTTTAGGTGTCCTAGCTGCATGTAGCTCTGAAGGTTCTGGAACAAAGGATTCAGGCTCGGATACGGGTAAAGACGAAAAAACAACAGTTGAATTTTGGACAATTTCGCTTCAACCAACATTTAATGATTATTTCAATGACCTTATTGCAAAATACGAAGAAGAGAATCCGGGTGTAAAAATTGACTGGAAAGACTTCCCGTATGATGCGGTTCAGAACAAATTAATGACAAGTATTGCAAGTAAAAAAGCTCCTGACGTAGTTAACTTAAATACTGTCATGGCAAACCAAATGGCTTCAAAAGGTGCTTTAGTTGATTTCAACCAAGAATTAACGGACGAGCAAAAAGGGATTTATTTTGAAGGAATCTATAATTCGACTTTGCAGGGTGAAGGAGCATATGCACTTCCATGGTATACAGGTATCCCGGTTCTTTATATCAATAAGTCATTAGCAGAAAAAGCTGGTATTGATGTAAATAATCCTCCACAAACAAAAGAAGATCTAGCAAACTGGGGTAAACAAATTGCAGACAAAACAGATTCTTTTGGATACGTATTCACTATGGAAACTCGCTCTATCCTTGAAGAGGGTTTCAAAATTGTAGAAGGCGATAAAGCGATATTCAATAACGATGAAGTAAAAGAATATATCCAAGGCAATATTGATTTAATCGAAGCTGGTGTTATTCCAAAGGATATTCCAGCATTTGATAAACAAGTTCAATTATTTGGTAGTGAACAAGTAGGTATGATTATCTCAAGTTCTTCGTTTATTAACCAATTAAAAACAGCTTCACCAGATGTATATGAAAATACAATCGCTGTTCCAGCGCCAGTTGGAAAAGCAGGCATTCGTTATACAAACACTATGAATCTAGTTGTTCCTAAGCAATCTAAGAATGTAGATGCTGCAACTGCATTTGCACATTATGTAACAAATGATGCGAATCAATTAGCATTCTCGAAAGCAGCAAATACACTTCCTTCTACTAAAGAAGCTGCGAAGGATGAGCACTTCTATAAAAATGATGGAACATTAGAAGGTCAAGCTTTAACTGCCTCTGTTGAAAGCTTAGACAAAGCAACAGACTTTTACCTTGGTATTGAAAATGCTGGTGACGTGGATAGTGCAATAAATAAACATTTACAAAACATCTACATCAATGATCAAGATCTTGATGCTGAGCTTGAAGCAGCTGAGAAAGAAGTTAATGATATCCTAGCTCGTTAA
- a CDS encoding carbohydrate ABC transporter permease — MGKKRTVGFSRFSEVQTAWLFMAPGLLLLALFTFWPIIFSLPLAFTNYSVIGETSFVGLDNFKRAFSDVDFIASIKNSLLYMIIVPFIQIISILMAILVNQKIAGIKFFRTAYYIPVVTSMVAVAIIWGWLMSSNGVLNYLLMSVGLLDEKINWLSDKDTALWALMFITLWKGLGYYMMIYLAGLQAVPTDCIEAAKIDGASNFQIIRKIILPLLKPYVFFCTLISLMAAIRVFDEVFVLTSGGPGNSTLTSSVYIYQQGFEQFEFGYSSALGLIVSFIIMFFSIFIFVFNRKGGVNPY; from the coding sequence ATGGGAAAGAAAAGAACTGTCGGTTTTAGCAGATTTTCCGAGGTTCAAACTGCGTGGCTTTTTATGGCGCCAGGGTTACTATTACTTGCTCTATTTACCTTTTGGCCGATTATTTTCAGTCTACCTTTGGCATTTACGAACTATTCAGTAATAGGTGAAACATCATTCGTAGGACTAGACAACTTTAAACGTGCATTTTCTGATGTTGATTTTATTGCTTCTATTAAAAATTCTCTACTATATATGATTATTGTTCCTTTTATTCAAATTATATCCATTTTAATGGCTATACTAGTGAATCAAAAAATAGCAGGTATTAAGTTTTTTAGGACTGCCTATTATATTCCAGTTGTTACATCTATGGTTGCTGTTGCGATTATCTGGGGTTGGTTAATGAGTTCGAATGGAGTACTTAACTATCTATTAATGTCTGTTGGTTTATTAGATGAAAAGATTAACTGGTTGTCTGATAAAGATACAGCCCTTTGGGCATTAATGTTTATCACCTTATGGAAAGGCTTAGGTTATTATATGATGATCTATCTTGCTGGCCTACAAGCTGTTCCAACGGATTGTATCGAGGCTGCAAAAATCGATGGTGCAAGTAACTTCCAAATTATTAGAAAGATTATCCTTCCTTTGTTAAAGCCATATGTATTCTTCTGTACCTTAATTTCCTTAATGGCAGCTATTCGAGTATTCGATGAAGTCTTCGTCTTAACGTCTGGTGGACCTGGTAATTCTACATTAACAAGTAGTGTGTATATCTACCAGCAAGGATTTGAACAATTTGAATTTGGATATTCATCCGCACTAGGCTTAATTGTTAGTTTCATTATTATGTTCTTTAGTATTTTCATCTTCGTGTTTAACAGGAAGGGTGGTGTAAATCCATATTAA
- a CDS encoding carbohydrate ABC transporter permease, with protein MKNTNQLKRIISKFFVYVLLIIFAIFMMGPFLWLISVSLMPGKNIFAFPPAILPTFIDFKNYLEVWEYMDFLKYIWNTVIITFLGVTLSLLFSALTAYPLAIFKFKGRNFIFLLLVSTMIIPAAAALVVNYLTINSMGLINTFTGVVLPTLVSVFNVFLFRQAFMGIPTDIRDSGKMDGASEFRIWGQLMMPMIKPAVAVVGLFEFMANWNSFLWPIIVLNTEKYPLASALSFLNGQFSYNFGWIAAGTVISVLPIIFVFLFTQKYYMEGISGAVKG; from the coding sequence ATGAAAAATACAAATCAACTAAAAAGAATTATCAGTAAATTTTTTGTTTATGTGTTGTTAATCATATTTGCCATCTTTATGATGGGACCATTCCTTTGGTTGATCAGTGTATCTCTCATGCCTGGAAAAAATATTTTTGCATTTCCACCTGCAATACTTCCAACCTTTATTGATTTCAAAAACTATTTGGAAGTATGGGAGTATATGGACTTTCTTAAATATATTTGGAATACGGTTATTATCACATTCTTAGGTGTAACCCTTAGTCTTTTATTCAGTGCTTTAACGGCATATCCGTTAGCTATTTTCAAGTTTAAAGGTAGAAACTTTATTTTCCTGTTGCTCGTCTCAACGATGATTATTCCAGCAGCTGCAGCACTTGTCGTTAACTATTTAACAATTAACTCGATGGGATTAATTAATACCTTTACTGGGGTTGTCCTTCCAACACTTGTTTCTGTATTTAATGTCTTCCTATTCAGACAAGCATTCATGGGAATCCCAACCGATATCAGAGACTCTGGAAAAATGGATGGCGCATCCGAATTTCGAATTTGGGGTCAATTAATGATGCCGATGATTAAACCAGCAGTTGCGGTTGTTGGACTATTTGAATTTATGGCGAACTGGAATAGCTTCCTGTGGCCAATTATTGTATTAAATACCGAAAAATACCCATTAGCTTCTGCATTAAGCTTCTTAAATGGACAGTTTTCATATAACTTTGGGTGGATTGCTGCTGGTACGGTAATCTCTGTATTGCCAATCATCTTCGTATTCTTATTTACGCAAAAATACTATATGGAAGGAATTTCAGGAGCAGTTAAAGGATAA
- a CDS encoding DUF4127 family protein, whose protein sequence is MYKIAYIPLDERPCNYSFPNLLWDKGTGSSSHGEVNLVRPDLSLMGNKKVQGNTEKIWEWLYEESVDSDGLILSLDTLLYGGIIPSRLHHLTLDDCRSALARLSRIKEINPDVKIYAFNLIMRCPKYSSSDEEPDYYADWGSEIFQYGKLHHLISSNLASEEDHKQYENLKQQLPQEIVDDYLSRRKINVEVNKIVLEYVNNGLIDFLIIPQDDSAPYGWTAIDQQEVRGAIASHNLELDVYMYPGADEVGCTLLARMINSFKGKRPLVYPVFSSTQGPSVTPLYEDRPLMETLKYQILAAGGLITSNRAEADFALFVNSPVEPMMEAAYQDNLSTKYQVNRNLIDFVEQLDFTMNERGIPCVVGDVAFANGSDLALLKLMKRKNLLFKLAGYAGWNTSSNTLGTCIAQGMLHNIYGSTQTHTNFLALRYVEDAGYCSYVRKNVTNTILHELGYDYFLVDGKNGRVSEIVQEQLNVFIKENLIDEDNEILIKECYMPWSRMFEVGLEVEHIPRGKQNGAGSLSL, encoded by the coding sequence ATGTACAAAATTGCTTATATCCCATTAGACGAACGCCCATGTAACTACTCCTTCCCAAACCTTCTTTGGGACAAAGGGACAGGTTCCTCGTCTCACGGAGAAGTGAATCTCGTAAGACCAGATTTGAGCCTGATGGGGAATAAAAAAGTTCAAGGAAACACGGAAAAGATATGGGAATGGCTGTATGAGGAATCAGTTGATTCAGACGGTCTAATTCTGTCTTTAGATACATTGTTATATGGAGGAATCATTCCTTCCCGATTGCACCATCTAACATTGGATGATTGCAGGAGTGCACTAGCGAGGCTTTCCCGGATTAAGGAAATAAATCCAGACGTAAAAATATACGCATTCAACTTAATCATGAGATGTCCCAAGTATTCAAGTAGTGACGAAGAACCGGATTATTATGCAGATTGGGGAAGTGAGATTTTTCAATACGGGAAATTGCATCATCTGATTTCATCCAATCTAGCATCTGAAGAAGATCATAAGCAGTACGAAAACCTAAAGCAACAACTGCCACAAGAAATAGTAGATGATTATTTATCTCGCCGGAAAATCAATGTGGAGGTCAATAAGATCGTCCTAGAGTATGTGAATAACGGGTTGATTGATTTCTTGATTATTCCTCAGGATGATTCTGCACCTTACGGATGGACTGCGATTGATCAACAGGAGGTTAGAGGAGCGATTGCCTCCCATAATCTTGAGTTAGATGTGTATATGTATCCCGGGGCGGATGAAGTCGGCTGTACGTTGTTGGCGAGAATGATCAACAGCTTTAAAGGTAAGAGGCCGTTGGTATATCCAGTTTTCTCAAGTACACAAGGTCCGTCTGTCACACCGTTATATGAGGATCGTCCTTTAATGGAAACGCTTAAATATCAAATTTTAGCCGCAGGTGGACTTATCACCTCAAATCGTGCAGAAGCTGACTTTGCATTATTCGTGAATTCCCCGGTAGAGCCGATGATGGAAGCAGCCTACCAAGACAATCTTAGTACAAAATATCAGGTGAATCGAAATCTAATTGATTTTGTGGAACAGCTTGATTTTACAATGAATGAAAGAGGCATCCCATGTGTAGTAGGCGATGTTGCGTTTGCGAATGGTTCAGATTTGGCGTTGCTGAAACTAATGAAAAGAAAAAATCTTCTTTTTAAATTAGCTGGTTACGCCGGCTGGAATACGAGCTCAAATACATTAGGAACATGCATTGCACAAGGAATGCTTCACAATATATATGGTAGCACGCAAACCCATACTAATTTTCTAGCATTGCGTTATGTAGAAGATGCAGGATATTGCAGTTATGTCAGAAAAAATGTCACGAATACCATCTTGCATGAATTAGGTTATGACTATTTCCTAGTTGACGGAAAGAATGGAAGGGTTTCTGAAATTGTTCAGGAGCAATTGAATGTGTTTATTAAGGAAAATCTCATCGATGAAGATAACGAGATACTGATCAAAGAATGTTACATGCCTTGGAGTCGTATGTTTGAAGTTGGTCTGGAAGTTGAGCATATACCTAGAGGTAAACAAAATGGGGCAGGTTCCTTGTCCCTGTAA
- a CDS encoding FAD-dependent oxidoreductase, whose translation MGKQESTDVVVIGGGLGGCMAALAVAKMGLKVIMTEETDWLGGQLTSQAVPPDEHKWIEKYGSTDTYREFRNRVRQYYRDNYPLTKEARENEILNPGNGWVSRLAHEPKVALKVIEDMLAPYLNSGKIKVLYNYKPLDAKTEDDVVKSVTVTHTQEPQTIELIGQYFLDATECGDVLPIAGVEYVSGAESRNQTGEPHALEEANLIDMQSFTYVFAVDFVEGGKFTIDKPEQYDFWREYMPSFSHLPLFSWYATDADDTSKLKQFTLFPNNEGIPSLFTYRRILDTENIDGDLYEGDISLINWAQNDYFLGPIYGVPEEEVEKNLFNAKQQSLSLLYWLQTEAPRLDGGKGYPGLRLRKDVLDTEDGLAKYPYIRESRRIKAVYTITEKDVSKEIRGDQGICEYFDSVGVGSYHLDLHHTTVSKRSFYIPNYPYEIPLGALLPIRVKNLLPACKNIGTTQITNGCYRLHPTEWNIGESAGYLVAYSLLNKVIPHQVRQEEEHLKDYQKLLVNNGVQLHWPEDIDL comes from the coding sequence ATGGGGAAGCAAGAATCTACAGATGTTGTGGTGATAGGCGGAGGTTTAGGTGGTTGTATGGCCGCATTAGCTGTTGCCAAAATGGGTTTAAAGGTCATTATGACGGAAGAAACAGATTGGCTGGGTGGACAGCTTACAAGTCAGGCGGTACCTCCAGATGAACATAAATGGATTGAAAAATACGGTAGTACCGACACGTATCGAGAATTTAGAAATAGAGTACGTCAATATTATCGAGATAACTACCCACTTACGAAGGAAGCAAGAGAAAATGAAATACTAAACCCCGGAAATGGCTGGGTAAGTCGGTTAGCACATGAACCAAAGGTTGCCTTAAAGGTAATTGAAGATATGCTTGCCCCATACCTAAACAGCGGGAAAATAAAAGTTCTATACAACTATAAGCCCTTAGATGCGAAGACAGAAGATGATGTCGTAAAATCTGTCACGGTGACTCACACCCAAGAACCTCAAACAATTGAATTGATCGGTCAATACTTTTTAGATGCCACTGAATGTGGGGATGTTCTACCAATTGCCGGGGTTGAATATGTGTCAGGTGCCGAGTCCAGAAACCAAACTGGGGAACCACATGCACTAGAGGAAGCAAATCTAATCGATATGCAATCTTTTACGTATGTGTTTGCGGTTGATTTTGTTGAAGGTGGCAAGTTTACCATTGATAAACCCGAGCAGTATGATTTTTGGCGCGAGTATATGCCAAGCTTCTCACATCTTCCTCTTTTTAGCTGGTATGCAACAGATGCCGATGATACATCAAAGTTAAAACAATTTACGTTATTCCCAAATAATGAAGGAATTCCTTCCTTATTTACGTATCGAAGAATACTAGATACAGAGAATATAGACGGGGATTTATATGAAGGCGATATTTCTCTCATAAATTGGGCGCAGAATGACTATTTTCTTGGTCCAATCTATGGAGTACCAGAAGAGGAAGTCGAAAAGAACTTATTCAATGCGAAACAACAAAGCTTATCTCTCTTGTACTGGCTACAAACAGAAGCACCAAGACTTGACGGTGGAAAAGGCTACCCTGGCTTAAGGCTCCGTAAGGATGTATTGGATACGGAGGATGGCCTTGCCAAATATCCGTATATTCGTGAATCAAGGAGAATTAAGGCTGTATACACCATCACAGAAAAAGATGTCAGTAAAGAAATAAGAGGAGACCAAGGGATATGTGAGTATTTTGATAGTGTAGGTGTTGGAAGCTATCATTTGGATTTACATCATACAACGGTTTCAAAACGAAGCTTCTATATCCCAAATTATCCTTATGAAATTCCACTAGGTGCTTTATTACCAATCCGTGTAAAGAATCTACTCCCTGCATGTAAAAATATCGGGACTACTCAAATCACAAATGGATGCTACAGACTTCACCCAACGGAATGGAATATTGGAGAATCTGCAGGTTACTTAGTGGCGTATTCGTTATTAAACAAAGTTATTCCTCATCAGGTAAGACAAGAGGAGGAGCATCTAAAAGATTATCAAAAACTTTTAGTGAATAATGGCGTTCAGCTTCATTGGCCAGAAGATATTGACCTATAA
- a CDS encoding alpha amylase family protein has product MDQSNILWVDFLANGTRLLEPEKMKELIQHALKSKITHLVIDAKIPYGFTTFPSEFAYHVSEMKDEQYHAWKGRDFLQEMIHHAKDSGLKIIANIDIFAEGNGIEKEGMVYDKPEWQVVHYNQALSNMPTAAENHNDPTVFVNPIHPEVEAYELNIIQEIVRTYEIDGVVLDRCRYPNIYGDFSNLSRAKFEAYIGQELKNWPEDIMTVEEKKPVFGPLFPKWAEFRAKNIKNFVQKAKSVVKTKNSDLIFTIYVGSWYPLYYNEGVNWGSETYHPSLEWASDTYHTSGYAEEFDFIMTGCYYKEVTIEEAESNGRPASWYSVEGAIDMSKEAINGKIPVIASLYLKDYTNNVEQFKKAVQLCKERSNGVMLFDTVYLESYNWWNELDL; this is encoded by the coding sequence ATGGACCAATCAAACATATTATGGGTGGATTTTTTAGCAAACGGTACTCGATTGTTAGAGCCGGAAAAAATGAAAGAGCTAATTCAACATGCCCTTAAAAGTAAGATTACGCATCTTGTAATTGATGCAAAAATCCCATATGGATTTACAACATTTCCAAGTGAATTTGCCTATCATGTTAGTGAAATGAAGGACGAACAGTATCATGCTTGGAAAGGTCGAGATTTTCTTCAAGAAATGATCCATCATGCAAAAGATTCTGGTCTGAAGATTATCGCAAATATCGATATATTTGCTGAAGGAAATGGAATAGAGAAAGAAGGAATGGTATATGACAAGCCCGAGTGGCAAGTTGTTCATTATAACCAGGCACTTTCTAATATGCCAACAGCTGCGGAAAATCACAATGATCCAACTGTTTTTGTTAACCCGATTCACCCAGAGGTTGAAGCATATGAACTAAATATTATTCAAGAAATTGTACGTACTTATGAAATAGATGGTGTTGTCTTAGATAGATGTCGATATCCAAACATCTATGGAGATTTTAGCAATTTAAGTAGAGCGAAATTTGAAGCTTATATCGGCCAAGAACTGAAAAACTGGCCAGAGGATATTATGACTGTTGAGGAAAAGAAACCTGTATTTGGTCCACTTTTTCCAAAATGGGCAGAGTTCCGTGCTAAAAACATTAAAAATTTTGTTCAAAAAGCAAAAAGTGTGGTTAAAACAAAGAATTCAGATTTAATTTTTACGATATATGTGGGTTCATGGTATCCGCTATATTATAACGAAGGGGTCAACTGGGGGAGTGAAACCTATCACCCTTCTTTAGAATGGGCTTCTGACACGTATCATACATCTGGCTATGCAGAGGAATTTGATTTTATCATGACAGGCTGCTACTACAAAGAGGTTACGATTGAAGAAGCAGAGAGCAACGGGAGACCTGCTAGTTGGTATAGTGTCGAAGGTGCGATTGATATGAGCAAGGAAGCTATTAATGGGAAAATTCCGGTTATTGCTAGTTTATATTTGAAGGATTATACCAACAATGTTGAACAATTTAAGAAGGCTGTTCAGCTATGTAAAGAACGGTCCAACGGAGTAATGCTTTTCGATACGGTGTATTTAGAGAGTTACAATTGGTGGAACGAACTAGACCTTTAA
- a CDS encoding N-acetylmannosamine-6-phosphate 2-epimerase, with product MDNKQAFFDKIYKKLVVSCQALPHEPLHSSYIMSKMALAATQAGASGIRANSVEDIHEIKKVTDLPIIGIIKQDYDNSDVFITPTMREIDLLVREGVDMIALDATIRVRPDGYTITEIFPEIRRKYPHQLFMADCSTLEEGIQSEKLGFDAAGTTLCGYTDYTKGVKLPNIDLIKQFINHLTIPVIAEGGISSPEELKEVFATGVHSAVVGSAITRPQEITKRFLQVIED from the coding sequence ATGGATAACAAACAAGCGTTTTTTGACAAAATTTATAAAAAGTTAGTCGTGTCTTGTCAAGCATTGCCTCATGAGCCCCTTCATAGCTCGTACATCATGAGCAAAATGGCGTTGGCTGCAACCCAGGCGGGTGCAAGTGGCATACGGGCTAACAGTGTAGAAGATATTCATGAAATTAAAAAAGTAACTGACTTACCAATTATCGGGATTATTAAACAGGACTATGACAATTCTGATGTTTTTATCACACCAACAATGAGGGAGATTGATCTTCTTGTAAGAGAAGGGGTAGATATGATTGCATTGGATGCCACCATTCGAGTGCGACCAGATGGTTATACAATTACTGAGATTTTTCCAGAAATCAGAAGGAAATATCCACATCAACTATTTATGGCGGACTGCTCGACACTAGAAGAAGGCATTCAATCAGAAAAGTTGGGATTTGATGCTGCAGGAACAACATTATGCGGCTATACAGATTATACAAAGGGCGTAAAATTACCTAACATAGATTTGATTAAGCAATTTATTAACCATTTAACGATACCGGTAATTGCCGAGGGCGGAATCTCGTCACCAGAGGAATTAAAGGAAGTCTTTGCAACTGGGGTTCACTCAGCTGTAGTAGGGTCTGCCATTACACGTCCGCAAGAAATTACAAAACGATTTTTACAAGTCATAGAGGACTAA
- a CDS encoding ROK family protein: MKIFAADIGGTSIKMCVTDENGNIMFFNEVETESKKGGPSLIQKLEDIISEYPGIDAISISTAGQVNSEEGYIIYANDNLPNYTGTRIKDLLESKFKVPVKVENDVNAAALGEKFYGAGKEYRDFLFLTFGTGIGGAIMIDSKLHRGVTGSAGEFGHMNHYPNGIHCGCGKRGCYEQYGSTTALLREVKKVNPNCTNGRQLFEMIQAGDKRLFEVFDTWTNEVALGIASLIHIFNPPCVILGGGIMEQDMSIKLVSEKVQQHIMDSYSDVKILRSQFGNKAGLYGAISLHKFS, encoded by the coding sequence ATGAAAATATTTGCTGCGGATATCGGTGGGACATCGATAAAAATGTGCGTAACCGATGAGAATGGAAATATAATGTTCTTTAACGAAGTTGAAACGGAAAGTAAAAAGGGTGGGCCTTCTCTCATTCAAAAATTGGAGGATATAATCTCCGAGTACCCTGGTATAGATGCAATCAGTATTAGTACTGCTGGACAGGTAAACAGTGAGGAAGGTTATATTATCTATGCAAATGACAATCTACCAAACTACACTGGTACAAGAATAAAGGATCTCTTAGAATCAAAATTTAAAGTGCCTGTTAAGGTAGAAAACGATGTGAATGCAGCGGCTCTTGGTGAAAAATTTTATGGAGCTGGTAAGGAGTATCGCGATTTTCTCTTTTTAACTTTCGGAACAGGCATCGGCGGCGCTATTATGATCGACTCAAAGCTGCACCGAGGTGTTACTGGGAGTGCGGGAGAATTTGGTCATATGAACCACTACCCTAACGGTATCCATTGTGGTTGTGGAAAACGAGGATGCTATGAGCAATATGGTTCCACAACAGCCTTGCTTAGAGAAGTAAAAAAAGTAAATCCAAACTGCACAAATGGTAGACAGCTGTTTGAAATGATACAGGCTGGCGACAAGAGGTTGTTTGAGGTATTTGATACTTGGACAAATGAAGTGGCACTTGGTATTGCCAGTTTAATTCATATCTTCAACCCTCCTTGTGTCATTTTAGGTGGGGGAATTATGGAACAAGATATGTCTATCAAACTCGTTTCTGAAAAAGTTCAACAACACATAATGGATAGCTATTCAGATGTGAAAATTTTGAGATCACAATTTGGTAATAAAGCTGGACTGTATGGGGCAATTTCTTTGCATAAATTTAGCTAA
- a CDS encoding esterase family protein, translating to MNKCNRTFYSSHLKKTLDYMVVTTSENIEDAYLLYIQDGKDYLELGGLEKAIQDVVHLYPELANHLVFVLIHPGDSIERWESFSRKGASFHDYLRFINDEFIPEIESNLGVAKISKRGLLGDSLAGNISLNIALEKPEIWTHVLLQSPAISDGDIKQLEALDLSTWNVYQTVGIYEDEFVSAISKEKLYILTRNRQLYKSFLLKNVNVNYVESEDDHLWKVWERDLPAALQFFVNK from the coding sequence TTGAATAAATGTAATCGTACATTTTATAGTTCTCATTTAAAGAAAACGCTAGATTACATGGTTGTAACGACTAGTGAGAATATTGAGGATGCTTATCTCTTATATATCCAGGATGGCAAGGACTATTTAGAGTTGGGAGGGCTAGAGAAAGCCATTCAGGATGTAGTGCATCTATATCCTGAACTGGCTAACCATCTCGTATTCGTTCTGATTCATCCTGGCGATTCGATTGAAAGATGGGAATCGTTTAGTAGAAAAGGAGCTTCCTTTCACGATTACCTGCGTTTTATAAATGATGAATTTATTCCTGAAATTGAAAGTAATCTAGGAGTTGCAAAAATTAGTAAAAGAGGCCTTCTGGGGGATTCTTTAGCAGGTAATATTAGCTTAAATATCGCATTAGAAAAGCCGGAAATATGGACGCATGTATTGCTTCAGTCTCCGGCTATTTCTGATGGAGATATTAAACAGTTGGAGGCTTTGGATTTATCTACATGGAATGTCTATCAAACCGTGGGAATCTATGAGGATGAGTTTGTATCCGCGATATCTAAGGAAAAATTATATATTTTGACAAGGAATCGTCAATTGTATAAAAGCTTTCTTTTAAAAAATGTAAATGTAAATTATGTAGAATCTGAGGACGATCATCTATGGAAGGTTTGGGAAAGGGATTTACCAGCCGCATTGCAATTTTTTGTGAATAAGTAG